The genomic segment ataaataaagccttgtttgtaaataaatataaaaacgtgtTTTAGCGACGACCTCCTTCTAGACCCGTTCGCCCGTCAGCCGGTGAGGATCCAGTGGTAGAAGAAGATTCATATCCCATGCCAAGAGACCAGTGTGGTTTAGATATGAATGGCGATCGTTTATACGGAGGTCAGATTACTGACCTGGACGAGTTTCCATGGATGGCGTTATTAGGATACCAACCTCGTaagttaatttaagtttttttattttaaattcggtCAACGCCACACACGGTTGTCTGTTACTACCTTAGGCAACTTAATGTCAGTGTTATAAGTAACAGCCgacttatgtaaatatttagatatacaattttaaataaatttatacacataCACGCCAGACTCATCACTGCCAAATGCGCCAACAGGCCACTACTTAATATGaaacaacattttattcattatattttgttgattatatattgttttggattatacatttatttgtattaataaattatggtaTTTTGCattgtaatgaatattttataatatatataaatcaaacacaatagtttatgtttttaatttcgaGGAATAATAAAGTCATATCCACTTTAAGAACAAACGCGTGACTCGCCGCAGAAATTTcagatacaatacaatacacgCATCCAAATAGTAAATCTCCATAATTAGGTAATTAGGTAGTATCacgagtgagtaatgaagtgagccCTTACAAAATAGCACTGCTGAAGTAAAAAGAAACATTAGGACAGATATCAATCTGATTTCTGATTCTAGCAGTTCTTCCTAGACGCAGAAATCTAATAATCTTAAATACAAACGTGCAAGCTAAGGTCAACATCATTTTTTCGTTACTGTCGAAGAGTCTttctaataattgttatttacttggtaccatttgaaattattttaggcttacttttattaaagaaattgtatttatactttaaattaaccAATTGGACATCTTTAATTAGCAAAAAATGCACCGTTAACATACCAATGTGGTGGAGTGCTGATCAACCATCGTTACATCCTCACGGCAGCACACTGTGTAACTGGAGAAATCGAAACTGTGGTTGGAAGATTGTAAGTAGACCGTCGGAAAttgttaaatcattatataacGGAGCAATAACACTATTGATTTATTCAATTAAcgaaatatcattaatttctgatagtttttattttagtagacATTACCCCATAATGCTATGAAgagttactttaaatattgaatcTTAAAATTGACAACTTCTCATTTGGAAATATTTAGAGCAAGACATTGTATAGTGCTAATGAGGCGTTTGTATTTGCAATTATGtttgtgttgtttttaaaaaagaatatccTCATTTTAGAACCACAGCCCGACTTGGTGAATACGACATACAATCGGATATAGACTGCCTCTCCGATACCTGCGCTGATCCTGTACAAGAGATATTAGTTCATTCAGCGTATCCTAACCCAGGTTTCAACGATAGGAACAAGAACAGAAAAGACGACATAGCACTTGTACGACTCGCTAAAAGGGCAACATTTTCATGTaaggtttaaaaatatacttaatgtaGTGACTTCGCAGTTatgtaaatgttaattatatttatttattttacgtctTCGCAGATTACGTCCAGCCGATCTGTGTAGTTGAAAATAATCTTCGTTTAGATGCCGGAATTGACGTATTTGTGGCCGGTTGGGGAAAAACCGAAAACGGTACGTTTCGTTGTTATTGATTTTGCACATAACAAGTACGATTCTTAGAAAACTTATTATTGAAGAATAGCCGAAGGGTCATGTGGGCTTGCATGGCAACAATTCGATTAGAAATACACCtccatttttataattgaacaaGTATCCATTCATAAAAAAtgagtaatatttcttacgttaAACAATTAACTACTATGAATGATTCaacttgttatataatatattcgtacttatgttattatataagatgtgtagtatttttgtattgttatatagtTATTGGTACGTAGACGTGAGGTTAAATGAATACAACAAATCCAGATCTCAATTTTCAAATGTCCAAAACCAAAGAAAGCCTGGAACAAATTATTTAGTAAGCGATAAGCGCCTTTTGAACTGCAAATATTTTCGTTTGTTTCGGCTTATACcacgtaaacaaataaatagggttttaaaatattataataagaactaAAATTGATACAATCTATTATGTACTTTTCAGGAAAGAGTAGTCCAGTTAAACTAAAGCTTGGTTTGCCGATATTCAGTAAGTCAGAGTGTGTTTTAAAGTATAGATCACTTGGTGCGGATTTGACTAATGGACAGTTATGTGCTGGAGGAGTCTTCGCACAGGATGCTTGTAGAGGAGATTCGGGTGGTCCGCTTATGAGGAAAACGTCTACGGGAGCTTGGGAAACTGTGGCCGTTGTCTCCTTCGGATATGGATGCGGAAGGGACGGTTGGCCAGGCGTGTACACTTCGGTCGCTAACTATTTAGATTGG from the Nymphalis io chromosome 10, ilAglIoxx1.1, whole genome shotgun sequence genome contains:
- the LOC126771137 gene encoding phenoloxidase-activating enzyme 1-like is translated as MKCLVILFGLTTIFTKALSDGCVTPLGARSQCVSIYDCPQLLTAFEQRPLKSEMVNFLRQSQCGFEGYVPRVCCGPTPTPSQSAPTTRRPPSRPVRPSAGEDPVVEEDSYPMPRDQCGLDMNGDRLYGGQITDLDEFPWMALLGYQPPKNAPLTYQCGGVLINHRYILTAAHCVTGEIETVVGRLTTARLGEYDIQSDIDCLSDTCADPVQEILVHSAYPNPGFNDRNKNRKDDIALVRLAKRATFSYYVQPICVVENNLRLDAGIDVFVAGWGKTENGKSSPVKLKLGLPIFSKSECVLKYRSLGADLTNGQLCAGGVFAQDACRGDSGGPLMRKTSTGAWETVAVVSFGYGCGRDGWPGVYTSVANYLDWIKNTMLSSNI